AGCGCTTCCTCGTTGGCCGAGAGGTCGGCACCGGCCGCGTAGATCGCGCGAGCGAAAGCCGCCGTCGTGTCCGGGTTCTGATTCACGAAGTTGTTGCCGGACACGAAGATCGACGCGGGCAGATCCTTGTTCGGGCCGGTGGTGAGATCGGCGATCTCCCGCATGCCGGCGCCGCGTGCGGCCGACGAGAAGGGTTCCGGGGCGTATCCGACGTCGATCGAACCGGCCTGGACCCCGGGCAACATCTCCGGGAACGGCACCTCGACGTACTGCGGCGAGATGTCGACACCCTCGTCGGCGGCGAGATTCCCGATGGTGACGTCACCGATGTTGTTGGTGGTGTTGACCCCGAGAGTCTTGCCGTCGACGTCGGCCAGATCCGTGATCGGCGAGTCGGGATCGACGTACAGGATGCCGCTGCCCTCCCCGAGGGAGGACGTGTGCGCGACCGTCGTGATCGGCGTGTTCCTGGACTGCGCGATCGCCCCGGAGATGGAGTTCGCGATGCTGAAGTCCAGTTCGCCGGAGGCCACCTTCTGGATACCGATCGGCCCGCCCTGAATCGGCTCGAGATTGACCGTGAGGCCCTCCCGCTCGAAGAAGCCGTTCTCGTCCGCCCAGTACACGGCCGCATAGTCGGCGAGCGGCAGCACCCCGACCGTGATGTCCGTCT
This genomic interval from Rhodococcus triatomae contains the following:
- a CDS encoding ABC transporter substrate-binding protein; the protein is MKNTRIAATALAAGAALLLTACSGSGSEAAVADGTLEKTDITVGVLPLADYAAVYWADENGFFEREGLTVNLEPIQGGPIGIQKVASGELDFSIANSISGAIAQSRNTPITTVAHTSSLGEGSGILYVDPDSPITDLADVDGKTLGVNTTNNIGDVTIGNLAADEGVDISPQYVEVPFPEMLPGVQAGSIDVGYAPEPFSSAARGAGMREIADLTTGPNKDLPASIFVSGNNFVNQNPDTTAAFARAIYAAGADLSANEEALRAWLPAVANVPPEVAQVMVLPTYVSSTDVDALLAVDDMLAAQGLVPDDFDVTEHLFVLED